A portion of the Cryptomeria japonica chromosome 5, Sugi_1.0, whole genome shotgun sequence genome contains these proteins:
- the LOC131064381 gene encoding uncharacterized protein LOC131064381: MVCIIICKQSNISYPLFNIYGPSKTEEKLKVWNEVFNQASQLDCRKVIAASDFNALLDIDEKVGGLQKPSKVMDDFQEFVSNCKLIDIIAKNGRFTWTNRRLNFASISERLDRFLVGEWWINGDYSLETEIVPQIKSDHLPLSLSIARENQNHKNYFKFLSMWWRDETFLVNLKNWWQEGNIYSGYPSFKFIKRIQFLKNKIKDWNKNSFKNIFVEKGRIEEKLEEIGNKVMQFGITNVEFELEKSLKTQYLEILKREELYWKDKSRGRLKHHTLIL; this comes from the coding sequence ATGGTGTGCATCATTATCTGCAAGCAATCCAATATCTCCTATCCGTTGTTTAACATTTACGGTCCCAGTAAAACGGAGGAAAAACTTAAAGTTTGGAATGAGGTCTTCAATCAAGCTAGCCAATTGGATTGTCGTAAGGTCATTGCTGCTAGTGACTTCAATGCTCTTTTGGACATTGATGAGAAGGTGGGAGGTCTCCAGAAGCCCTCAAAAGTGATGGATGATTTTCAAGAATTTGTATCTAATTGCAAACTAATAGATATCATAGCAAAGAATGGAAGATTCACTTGGACCAACAGAAGATTAAATTTTGCCAGCATATCAGAAAGGCTTGATCGCTTCCTGGTGGGGGAATGGTGGATTAATGGTGACTACTCTCTAGAAACTGAAATTGTGCCCCAAATCAAATCAGATCATCTACCACTGTCATTATCCATTGCACGGGAAAATCAGAATCATAAGAACTATTTTAAATTCTTGAGCATGTGGTGGAGGGATGAAACATTCCTTGTCAATCTGAAAAATTGGTGGCAGGAAGGCAACATATACTCTGGCTACCCTAGCTTTAAGTTTATCAAAAGAATTCAATTCCTGAAAAACAAAATTAAGGACTGGAATAAGAActcattcaaaaatatttttgttgaGAAAGGTAGAATCGAGGAAAAGCTAGAAGAGATTGGTAATAAGGTAATGCAATTTGGCATAACCAATGTGGAGTTCGAATTAGAGAAATCACTGAAAACACAGTATTTGGAAATTTTGAAGAGGGAAGAACTATATTGGAAAGACAAATCCAGGGGACggcttaaacatcacacactaatCCTTTGA